Genomic DNA from Candidatus Sphingomonas phytovorans:
CCTAGCCCCGGTCCCGCGCCATTGGCCGGGGGAGGGCTGAGTGAAGAGGGGAATACGCCGTTCCGCGGCAATGGTCGCGTTGTGCCTTGCCGCCCAGGCACGAGCCGATAACGGGAACCTCAGGCTTGAGGGAAATTTCCGCGCCCGCGGCGAGGTGATCGACGGACAATATCGCGCCGGCCTTCCCGCGGACGATACCGCCCTGTTCACCCGGCTCGACCTGTTCGGCGAATATAACAGCGGCCCGTTCCGCCTCGGCGCCGAGATCCTCGATTCACGCGCGCATTTCCACCGTCGGCACGGATCGGTCGGCGTCAACGACGTCGACGCGATCGAGCCGATCCAGGCTTATGTCTCGGCCGATGTCGCGCCCGGCACCTCGATCCAGGCAGGTCGCTTCACCATGGACCTCGGCTCGCGGCGCCTTGCCGCGCGGCCGATCAACCGCAACAGCTTCAACAGCTTCACCGGGCTGCGTGCCGACTGGAAGGCGAAGGACGGCGACAGGCTGACCCTGTTCTGGACTCTGCCGCAGATCAGGCTTCCGGAGGATCAGGACGGCATCTACGGCAACCGTTTCGAGCTCGACCGTGAGACCACGCACCGCCAGCTCTTCGGCATCACCGGCACCAGGGCCGGCACGTTGAATGGCACCCTCGAACTCTATCTCTATCGCTTCGTCGAATCCGACGCGCCGCATTTCGCCACCCGCGACCGGAGACTGTGGACCCCCGGCATTCGCCTGTTCCGCGCACCAAAGTCCGGCACGCTCGACTATGATGTCGAAGGCGCCTGGCAAACCGGCACCACGCGATTGAGCACAAGCGCCGCCGACATCGCCGATCGCAGGGTTTCCGCATGGCTGCTGCACGGCGCTGTCGGCCGGAGCTTTACGGGTGGTGGCTGGATGCCACGCCTCGCGGTGCTTGGAGACTATGCGTCCGGCGATGGTCCTGACGCCACCTTCGGCAGGTTCGATACGCTGATCGGGGATTCGGCGTTCGAATTCAGCCCTTCCGGCCTGTTTGCCGCCGTTTCCCGCACCAATCTGGCCAGCGCAGCGGTACGGGCCGAGTTCAATCCCTCGACGCGCCTCGATGCCCATCTCACCCTGCGCGGCGTCTGGCTGGCGAGCACGACCGATGCCTTCGCCAATTCGGGCGTGCGCGATCCCTCGGGCGCCGCGGGCGACCATGTCGGCACGCAGATCGACGGCAGGGTCCGCTACTGGCTCGCGCCCGGGCGGCTGCAACTCGGTATGGGGTTCGCGGTGCTGGTCAAGGGCCGCTTCCTGCGCGACGCTCCCAACGCCCCGGCCACCGGCGACACGCATTACGGGTTCACTGACCTCACCGTCAGCTTCTGACGCTCCGCCGGTGCGCCAGAACGCTGCCCCCTAATTCGCCGTCACCCGTCCCGTCCTTTGCAGCTTGCCCCAGCCGACATGCGGACCGCGCAGCGCCTGGGCGATCGCCTTCAGCACGACATAGTACATCACCTGGCGATAGCCGATGCGCTGCGGGATCAGCAGCCACAACAGCCGCCATTTCTCGCGGCGCTCGAGCGCGAAGGCAATGACCGCGGCGAGCAGGTCGATCGCGGTGAAGACCAGCCAATAGACGAGCATCCTCTCGACATCATGCTGGGTCTGCGCCCATCCATGGGCCTGGACCGCGATCCAGGTCGTCACGAAACTGACGATCAGCGCCAGGTCGATGATCGGCGAAATCGACGCGAGCAGGATCTGGAACACGATCGCCTGCGGCAACCCGACCCGTGCGAGCCCCGGGGGACGGCCATGGAGCATCACCGCGCGGTGCTTCCACAGGCATTGCAGGGTGCCATAGGCCCAGCGGAAACGCTGCTTGGCAAGCCCTGCAAAGCTCTCCGGGCTTTCCGTCCAGGCGACGGCATATTGATCGTACGTCACCTTCCAGCCGGCGCGCTGGATCGCGATGGTCAGGTCCTGGTCCTCGGCCAGCGTATCGTCGGGATAGCCGCCGACGCTCTGGATCGCCGACAGCCGCCAGGCGCCGACCGCGCCCGGCACCACGGTCATCGCATTCAGCCGGGCGAGCGCGCGCCGCTCGAGATTCTGGGCGGTGATATATTCGAGCGCCTGCCATTTGGTGACGAGGTTCACCCGGTTGCCGACCTTGGCGTTGCCCGCCACCGCGCCAAGCGCCGGATCGACGAACCAGCGCGCCAGCCGGGAGATGGTCCGCGGCTCGAACTGGGTATCGGCGTCAAGCGCGATGACGATCTCGCCGGTCGCGAGCTTGAGCCCTTCGTTGAGCGCCCGTGCCTTGCCCCCGTTCTGCAGGGTCAGCAGCCGCACGCGCGGCTCGTCTGCAAAGGCTTCGGTCACCACGGCGCTGGTGCCGTCGCTCGACCCGTCGTCGATCACGATTACCTCGATCCGTACGTCGACGCTGGCCAGAACGCCCTGCACTGCCCGGACGATCACCTTCTCCTCGTTGAACGCGGGGATCATCACCGTGACGAAGCGGTTCGGGTCGATCGACGGGAAGATCGTCTTGCCCTCGCGCCGCGCCTGGATCAGCGCGAGCGCCGACAAGGTGATCGCCCGAGCGATGCCGATGGTGATCGCGAACAGGAATATCCAGCCAAGCGCCGTGATCGTCGCGCCGATCGCGCCGAAGATGAACAAGTTGGTCTCGGCGGCGACGCGGTCGCTCTCCGAGATCACCGGCATGGCCACGTCGCGCGGGATCCCCGCCAGGCTCGATACGGAAACGAATTTATATCCCTTGGCGCGGAGCTGGTCGATGATCACCGGCAGCGCCGCGACCGTCTCCGCGCGATTGCCGCCGGCATCGTGCAGCAGGACCACATTGCCGCTGCGCTCGACGTTCGACGCCTCAACGCCGGCGATCGTCTGGTCGATGATCGTCTGGACGCCGGGCCGTTTCCAGTCGCCCGGATCGACATGCAGGCCGACCGAGATATAGCCGCGGTCCTGCGCCTGGAGCGCCGGGTCGATTTCGTCGGCCGTGGTCGGCTCGGCGTCACCGAAATAAGGCGCGCGAAACAGGCGGAGCGAGCGCCCGGTAAAGGCCTGGAACAGCCGCTGGGTCGTGTTGAGCTGGAACGCCGTCTCGTTGTCGGTCGCGCCGGCCAGGTTCGGATGGGTATAGGTGTGGTTGCCCACCTCATGCCCCTCGGCCACCATGCGTTCGAGCAGCGGGCGCTCGGTCAGGGCATTCTCGCCGATGATGAAGAAGGTCGCCGGTACATGCTCGCGCTTCAGGATATCGAGGATTCGCGGCGTCCACACCGGGTCGGGGCCATCGTCGAAGGTCAGCGCGACCTCGCCCGGCCGATAGCCCGTCCGTGACACGACATAGGGCGAAGGCAATCGGGTGAAATCGACCGCCGCGATCGATCCATCCTTCGCTGCGATCGTCCGCCTGATGCCCTCGACCGGAACCCCCGAAATCTTGAGGATCTCGCCGCTGCCCTCGATATCGACATCGGTGCCCGCCGGAATCGCATTGATCGTCGAAGGCGGCGGCAGGGTGCGATGGGTTCGCCCGAAGATCGACCACAGGCCGGGATCCTCCGAACCGAGCCGCCACACCGCCACCGCGCCGATCCCGGCGCGCGACAGGAAGCGCATCTGGTTATAGGCGGAGGCTGCGTCGAGCATCCACACCACATGCCGCTCGGTGCCGTCGTCATAAGCGAAACCGCTATTGCCGCTCGACCGATCGAATGTCGGCATCGCGCTGGATTCCCGCGCCGCCTGCCAGCCTTCGTCGATCGCCAGTGAATCGCCGCCCTTGCCGTGCCAGTCATAGCCGTAGTTGCCGATCGCCACGACCAGCTTGGCCGGCGGCACGCCGCGCGAGGCGCGCTCCACCGCCTGCTCGAACCAGGCCTGGGACGCGATCGGGCCGGGCACGCCGCTCAGTTCATGCTCGTCATAGGCCATCAGGAAGACCCGGTCGACGATCGCGGCATAAGCGGCCACGTCCCAGCCCGAATCCTCACCCACCGGCACCGCGATCGCGACGATCCAGCCATGCCGCCCGAAACGCGCCTTCGCCTCGCGCAGGAAAGCCCGATAGTCGGGCTGCGCGCTGGGCGGCAGTTCCTCGAAATCGAAGAAGGCGCCGCCGGCCTGGTTCGCCGCGAGCCAGGGCTCGAGCTTGTCGAGCAACGCGCGCCGCTGCGCCGGGCTGTCGAGCAGGGCCGCCATGCCCTTGCCGTCCCAGTTCCCCTGGATCGCGTTCTGGATCATCGGCAGCAGCAGCGGACGACGCGGCGCGCGGTTGAGGATCGCCCGTCCCGCCTGATCGCGAAACACGGTGATGCGGTGGTCGGCGCCCGTCACCGAGACCCAGCCGGGGATCAGCCAGTCGAGATCGTCGATGTGCCGGCGCAGCGAGGCGGCGCTGGATTCGTCCCACGGCACATGGAAACCGATCGCCAGCGGCGCATTCTCGCGCACCCCGCGCGCCGGACGGCCGGTGAGCAGTCGGGCATAATGGTTCAGGCTGTGCCGCGCGCGCTTCAGCAGCGGCTCATGCGGCGGTGGCAGGCGGGTGAGCGCGGGATGCTCGGCTTCGATCGGCAACAGCGGCGCGCGCGGCACCGCCCCGATCGACAGGGCCAGCGCCGCGCAGGAGAGCAACAACAGCGCCACGAATGCGCCGACCGCGAACGCGAACCGCCGGCGCCGTCGACCGGAAGCATCGTAGAAGATCGGAGTCAGATTCATGGGGTTCCCGGTGCGATCGTCAGTATCGGATGGCGGCTATTTCATCTTAGGCATGGCGTACCTAGTTCCGTCTCATGACAAATCTGTCACGCTTCTCATTGCTTCGCCACCGATTCCCTCGCGATATTGACGTTGGTCAATATCCGGACGTACCGTCAGGCTGAAACGCAGGCGTGACGACCTGCGCTTTGCCTGCCCGGGATGCCGGCGCAAACCGGCATCGCGTCAGCATGGTACCAGACGGCTGCCTGCGGGTGGCGGAAGGAGCGACATGCTCAACCTGACGGTGAATGGCGTTGCGCATGACGTAGAGGCCCCGGCGGACATGCCGCTGTTGTGGGTGCTGCGCGATCTCCTTGGCCTGACCGGCACGAAGTTCGGCTGCGGCATCGCCCAGTGCGGCGCCTGCACTGTCCATGTCGACGGCGCCCCGCTGCGATCCTGCCAGTTGCCCGTCGGCACGCTCGGCACCCGCGCTGTCACCACCATCGAGGCGATCGGCGAGACCCCCGCCGGGGCAAGGGTCCAGCGCGCCTGGCTCGATCACGAGGTGATCCAGTGCGGCTATTGCCAGTCGGGCCAGATCATGGCCGCCGCGGCCCTGCTCGCCGGCACGCCGGCGCCCGACGATGCCGATATCGCCGCCGCCATGTCAGGCAATATCTGCCGCTGCGGCACCTATGTGCGTATCCGCGAGGCGATCAAGAAAGCCGCCGCCACACCCTGACGTGCTTCGACCTTCGCGCTCCTGCCCGCTTCCACAAGGTCCTTCGCCAATGTCAGTTGCCACCGCCCCTTCGCCAGCCGGCCCGATCCTCTCCCGCCGTACCCTGCTCCAGGTCGGGGCGGCGGTCGGCGGCGGGCTGGTCGTCGGCTTTATCGCCCCGGGGGGCATGGCGGCGGAAGCGGCCGCGACAGGCTCGGCGCCCGCCGGCTTCGCGCCCAACGCCTTCATCCGCATCGACCGCACGGGCAGTGTCACCCTGGTGATGCCGCAGGTGGAGATGGGCCAGGGAGTCTATACCTCGATCTCCATGATCCTCGCGGAGGAGCTTGACGCCGACTGGCGCCAGGTCAGCTACGAGCATGCCCCGCCCAGCGACGCGCTCTACGGCAACCCGGTGTTCGGTCTTCAGGCGACCGGCAACTCCAATTCGATCCGCGCCTTCTGGCTGCCGCTGCGCAAGGCCGGGGCGGGCACGCGCGCGATCCTGGTCCAGGCGGCCGCGGCCGCCTGGAAAGTCGATCCGGCGAGTTGCCGCACCGAGGCGAGCGAGGTGATCCACGATTCGACCGGCCGCCGGATCGGCTATGGCGCGCTGACCGGCCGAGCCGCCGGGTTGAAGCCGCCCGCCGATCCTGTGCTGAAGGACCCCAAGGCGTTCCGGCTGATCGGCAAGCCGCTCCGCCGGCTCGACACGCCGGAAAAGGTCAACGGCCAGGCCAGATACGGCATCGACGCGATGCCCCCGGGGGTGAAGTTCGCCACCTTCGCGCATTCGCCGGTATTCGGCGGCAAGGTCGGCCATGTCGACGACAGCGCCGCGAAGCTGGTGCCCGGCTTCCGCAAGGTGGTGGTGCTCGACGATCTGGTCGCGGTCGTCGGCGATCATATGTGGGCCGCGATTCAGGGCCTCGCCGCGCTGAACATCACCTGGAGCGAGGGGAGCAACGCCGGCGTCGACACCGCCCAGATTCGCGCCAACCTGATCAGGGCCAGCCAGCGTCCCGGCGTCAACGCCAAGAAGGTCGGGGACGTGGCCAAGGCACTCGGCAAGGACCCGGTCGAGGTCACCTACGACGTGCCGTTCCTCGCCCATGCGCCGATGGAACCGATGAACTGCACCGTCCACGTGAAGCCCGGCGGCTGCGAGATCTGGACTGGCATCCAGGTGATGAGCCGCGCCCAGGCCGCCGCCGCCAGGGTCACCGGGCTGCCGCTCGACAAGGTGGTCGTGCACAACCACTTGCTCGGCGGCGGCTTCGGTCGTCGGCTCGAGGTCGACCAGGTCGAGAAGGCGGTGCGCATCGCGCAGCAGGTCGACTCACCGGTAAAAGTGGTGTGGAGCCGCGAGGAGGATATCCAGCATGACGTCTATCGCCCCGCCTGGCACGACCGGCTGAGCGCGAGGCTTGAGGACGGCAGGATCGCCGCCTGGCATCACATCATCACCGGTTCGTCGGTGCTCGCGCGCTGGCTGCCGCCCGCCTTCGTCAACGGGCAGGATTTCGACGCGGTCGATTGCGCGGCCGACATGCCGTACGACATCCCCGACTTCCGGGTCGATTTCGTCCGCGAGGAACCGCCCGCCGTGCCGACCGGCTTCTGGCGCGGCGTCGGTCCGGCGCACAATGTCTTCGTCATCGAAAGCTTCATCGACGAACTGGCGCACAAGGCCGGTATCGATCCGATCCAGTTCCGCATGAACATGCTCGGCAAGGCGCCCCGGCTCCAGGCAGCGCTTCGCGTCGTCGCGCAGAAATCCGGCTGGGGCACGCCCCTGCCCCCGCGCGTCGGCCGGGGCGTCGCGGTCCAGCCCGCCTTTGCGAGCTGGATCGCCACCGTCGCCGAGGCCGGAGTATCGGAGGATGGCGAGGTCACGCTGCGCCGAATGGTCTGCGTCGTCGATACCGGTATCGCCGTGAACCCCGACACGATCATCGCCCAGCTCCAGGGCGGCCTCGTCTTCGGGCTCACCGCCGCGCTCTACGGCGAGATCACCATCGACAAGGGCCGGGTCCAGCAGAGCAATTTCCACGACTATCGCATGCTCCGCATGAACGAGACCCCGCCGATCGAGGTCCATATCATGCGCAGCGGTGAAGCGCCGGGCGGCATCGGCGAGGCCGGTACCGTCGCGGCGATGGCCCCGCTCGCCAATGCGATCTTCGCCGCCACCGGCAAGCGCCTGCGCCGCCTGCCGATCGATCGCGACGTGCTTGCCGGAAGGAAGGAGGCATGAGCCGCCGTCGCATCGTGCTGATCGTCGTCGCGGCCATTGTGGCGGTCGGCGCCGGCATATTCGGCTGGATCGCGTTCGGCCCGGGCGCGATGGATTTCGCCGGCGGACATCGGGTTGCACTCGCCGACTATAAGGGCCCGCCGCCGACCGGTGTGCCCGCCGACTTCGCCTCGACCGATCCGGTCGCGCGCGGCAAGTATCTGACGCTCGCCGCCGATTGCCAGGCGTGCCACACCGCCAGGGGCGGCGTGCCCTTCGCTGGTGGCCTCGCCTTCAAGCTGCCCTTCGGCACGATCTGGTCGCCCAACATCACACCCGACAAGGCGACCGGAATCGGCGGCTGGAGCGACGCCCAGTTCCTCGCCGCGCTACGCGAGGGCAAGGGGCCGAAGGGGCGCCTCTACCCGGCAATGCCCTATGCGTCCTATAGCTGGATGACCGATGCCGACGCCTTGGCGATCCGCGCCTATCTCGCCACGCTCGCGCCGGTCGGCCGGCAGGCTCCGGCGACCGCCCTTTCCTTCCCCTTCAACCAGCGCTGGCTGATGTCGATCTGGGGGGCGCTGTTCAACCCGAACCGCCGGTTCGAACTCAACACCGATCGCAGCCCGGCGTGGAACCGCGGTGCCTATCTGTCCGAGGCGATGGCGCATTGCGGCGAATGCCATACGCCACGCAACCTGGTGCAGGCGCTCGACAATCGCCGCAAATATGCCGGCGCGGTCGCCGCCGGCTGGCGCGCGTTCAACATCACCGCCGACAAGACGACCGGCGTCGGCGACTGGAGCGACGCGGATCTCGTCCAATATCTCTCCCAGGGTCACGCGCCCGGGCGCGGCACCGCCACCGGCCCGATGGGCGAGGCGGTCGATCTCAGCCTGCGCCACCTAACGCCGTCGGACATCGCGGCGATGGTCACCTATCTCCGCAGCATCCCGGCCGTCTCGACGCCGGGCCAGCCGCACCCCGCGCCCGGCCCGGCTCCCGCCGGACATCGCATGGCAGCCGCCGACCAGGCCGCGCCGCTCGGCAAGAAGATCTTCGAGGGCGCCTGTATCGGCTGCCATGCGTGGAACGGCAACGGCGCGCTGAACGGCCTCGCAACCCTCAACGGCTCGAGCGCGGTCAACGATCCGACCGCGATCAACGTGGCGCAGGTCGTGATCCTCGGCGCCCGGCGCGCAACGGCCCAGGGTGAAGCGGTCATGCCAGCGTTCGGCCACGCCTATAGCGACGCGGAGATTGCCGCGGTCGCCAACTATGTCACCGCCCGCTTCGGGGCCAAGCCGTCGAGCGTGACCCCGAAGCAGGTCGCGGCGCTGCGCAAGGCAAGCTGAGATGTCCTTTCCGCACACCATCCCCTGCTCCGCTGGCCGACGGATTCAGAACGGAGCGACATATTATTACGTACGCGCTTTTCCTACTGCCCCAGAACGGGGCATCCGCTTCAAGAGAATGGCAGATAACTGCCGACTTGTAAGGTTCGAGTAAGTCAAGGGTCGCAGGAAGATACATCCAAAGCTGTGATACTTTCTGCCTTGGTCGTGTCGATGTGAAGCAATTCGCATCGGTTGCAAGCAACCGCCCGGAAGGAACCAACGATGTCACGCCAACCTTGTCCGTTCGATCACCTCACTCCACGGGAACTGGATGCGCTTCGACTTGTGATCCTGGGGCTCTCGGCGAAAGAAATCGCCGGCCGTCTGGGCATCGGGTGGCGCACCGTCGACAAACATATCGAAAGCATCAAGCTCAAGCTCCGCGCGAGGAACCGCAGCCACATGGTCGGCCTGGCCCTTGCCGCGGGACTGGTGGAGCCCGGCGCGTTCGCAACCATGACCTTCGAAGCCACCGCCGCTGCGACCATGAAACAGCATCCTTCATCGCAGCCATTGCGGGTGGCGTAGCATTCGCGGACGGAAAATCATGTCATGAAGCAGGTCATCAGATGGGGCGCGCGCGCTGCCTTTGCGACGTTGATCGTCTCGCTGGTGTGCGTCTGCAGCGCGCTGGCCGCACCGACGAGCCCTGCTCCTGCCCTGGCGTTCCTGTGCTTCGCCTTCGCCGTGCTGGCGGTTCTTGGCGGGCGCGGCGCGGTGCTGGTCGGGGTGGCGGTCGGCGCGCTCGAGCTCGCCTTGCTCCTGCCCGGCGAGGGCTTTGCGATCTCCCG
This window encodes:
- a CDS encoding (2Fe-2S)-binding protein, encoding MLNLTVNGVAHDVEAPADMPLLWVLRDLLGLTGTKFGCGIAQCGACTVHVDGAPLRSCQLPVGTLGTRAVTTIEAIGETPAGARVQRAWLDHEVIQCGYCQSGQIMAAAALLAGTPAPDDADIAAAMSGNICRCGTYVRIREAIKKAAATP
- a CDS encoding glycosyltransferase — translated: MNLTPIFYDASGRRRRRFAFAVGAFVALLLLSCAALALSIGAVPRAPLLPIEAEHPALTRLPPPHEPLLKRARHSLNHYARLLTGRPARGVRENAPLAIGFHVPWDESSAASLRRHIDDLDWLIPGWVSVTGADHRITVFRDQAGRAILNRAPRRPLLLPMIQNAIQGNWDGKGMAALLDSPAQRRALLDKLEPWLAANQAGGAFFDFEELPPSAQPDYRAFLREAKARFGRHGWIVAIAVPVGEDSGWDVAAYAAIVDRVFLMAYDEHELSGVPGPIASQAWFEQAVERASRGVPPAKLVVAIGNYGYDWHGKGGDSLAIDEGWQAARESSAMPTFDRSSGNSGFAYDDGTERHVVWMLDAASAYNQMRFLSRAGIGAVAVWRLGSEDPGLWSIFGRTHRTLPPPSTINAIPAGTDVDIEGSGEILKISGVPVEGIRRTIAAKDGSIAAVDFTRLPSPYVVSRTGYRPGEVALTFDDGPDPVWTPRILDILKREHVPATFFIIGENALTERPLLERMVAEGHEVGNHTYTHPNLAGATDNETAFQLNTTQRLFQAFTGRSLRLFRAPYFGDAEPTTADEIDPALQAQDRGYISVGLHVDPGDWKRPGVQTIIDQTIAGVEASNVERSGNVVLLHDAGGNRAETVAALPVIIDQLRAKGYKFVSVSSLAGIPRDVAMPVISESDRVAAETNLFIFGAIGATITALGWIFLFAITIGIARAITLSALALIQARREGKTIFPSIDPNRFVTVMIPAFNEEKVIVRAVQGVLASVDVRIEVIVIDDGSSDGTSAVVTEAFADEPRVRLLTLQNGGKARALNEGLKLATGEIVIALDADTQFEPRTISRLARWFVDPALGAVAGNAKVGNRVNLVTKWQALEYITAQNLERRALARLNAMTVVPGAVGAWRLSAIQSVGGYPDDTLAEDQDLTIAIQRAGWKVTYDQYAVAWTESPESFAGLAKQRFRWAYGTLQCLWKHRAVMLHGRPPGLARVGLPQAIVFQILLASISPIIDLALIVSFVTTWIAVQAHGWAQTQHDVERMLVYWLVFTAIDLLAAVIAFALERREKWRLLWLLIPQRIGYRQVMYYVVLKAIAQALRGPHVGWGKLQRTGRVTAN
- a CDS encoding helix-turn-helix transcriptional regulator yields the protein MSRQPCPFDHLTPRELDALRLVILGLSAKEIAGRLGIGWRTVDKHIESIKLKLRARNRSHMVGLALAAGLVEPGAFATMTFEATAAATMKQHPSSQPLRVA
- a CDS encoding alginate export family protein produces the protein MKRGIRRSAAMVALCLAAQARADNGNLRLEGNFRARGEVIDGQYRAGLPADDTALFTRLDLFGEYNSGPFRLGAEILDSRAHFHRRHGSVGVNDVDAIEPIQAYVSADVAPGTSIQAGRFTMDLGSRRLAARPINRNSFNSFTGLRADWKAKDGDRLTLFWTLPQIRLPEDQDGIYGNRFELDRETTHRQLFGITGTRAGTLNGTLELYLYRFVESDAPHFATRDRRLWTPGIRLFRAPKSGTLDYDVEGAWQTGTTRLSTSAADIADRRVSAWLLHGAVGRSFTGGGWMPRLAVLGDYASGDGPDATFGRFDTLIGDSAFEFSPSGLFAAVSRTNLASAAVRAEFNPSTRLDAHLTLRGVWLASTTDAFANSGVRDPSGAAGDHVGTQIDGRVRYWLAPGRLQLGMGFAVLVKGRFLRDAPNAPATGDTHYGFTDLTVSF
- a CDS encoding c-type cytochrome; its protein translation is MSRRRIVLIVVAAIVAVGAGIFGWIAFGPGAMDFAGGHRVALADYKGPPPTGVPADFASTDPVARGKYLTLAADCQACHTARGGVPFAGGLAFKLPFGTIWSPNITPDKATGIGGWSDAQFLAALREGKGPKGRLYPAMPYASYSWMTDADALAIRAYLATLAPVGRQAPATALSFPFNQRWLMSIWGALFNPNRRFELNTDRSPAWNRGAYLSEAMAHCGECHTPRNLVQALDNRRKYAGAVAAGWRAFNITADKTTGVGDWSDADLVQYLSQGHAPGRGTATGPMGEAVDLSLRHLTPSDIAAMVTYLRSIPAVSTPGQPHPAPGPAPAGHRMAAADQAAPLGKKIFEGACIGCHAWNGNGALNGLATLNGSSAVNDPTAINVAQVVILGARRATAQGEAVMPAFGHAYSDAEIAAVANYVTARFGAKPSSVTPKQVAALRKAS
- a CDS encoding molybdopterin-dependent oxidoreductase → MSVATAPSPAGPILSRRTLLQVGAAVGGGLVVGFIAPGGMAAEAAATGSAPAGFAPNAFIRIDRTGSVTLVMPQVEMGQGVYTSISMILAEELDADWRQVSYEHAPPSDALYGNPVFGLQATGNSNSIRAFWLPLRKAGAGTRAILVQAAAAAWKVDPASCRTEASEVIHDSTGRRIGYGALTGRAAGLKPPADPVLKDPKAFRLIGKPLRRLDTPEKVNGQARYGIDAMPPGVKFATFAHSPVFGGKVGHVDDSAAKLVPGFRKVVVLDDLVAVVGDHMWAAIQGLAALNITWSEGSNAGVDTAQIRANLIRASQRPGVNAKKVGDVAKALGKDPVEVTYDVPFLAHAPMEPMNCTVHVKPGGCEIWTGIQVMSRAQAAAARVTGLPLDKVVVHNHLLGGGFGRRLEVDQVEKAVRIAQQVDSPVKVVWSREEDIQHDVYRPAWHDRLSARLEDGRIAAWHHIITGSSVLARWLPPAFVNGQDFDAVDCAADMPYDIPDFRVDFVREEPPAVPTGFWRGVGPAHNVFVIESFIDELAHKAGIDPIQFRMNMLGKAPRLQAALRVVAQKSGWGTPLPPRVGRGVAVQPAFASWIATVAEAGVSEDGEVTLRRMVCVVDTGIAVNPDTIIAQLQGGLVFGLTAALYGEITIDKGRVQQSNFHDYRMLRMNETPPIEVHIMRSGEAPGGIGEAGTVAAMAPLANAIFAATGKRLRRLPIDRDVLAGRKEA